The nucleotide window TAGCGTCGCCAGCAGGGCCCGCATGGCGTTTCAACCTTCAGCACGGCATCCACAACCTGCAGCGAATCCTCGATCAGGGTATCTCCGGGCTTGCGGATGCCATATCGAACCAGTTCAAGAAATCCGGCATCCACAATGTCTTTGGCGGCGAATCTGAACTGAGTTCCGGGGAGACGATTGGCGATCAGCAGCATGCCGGTGTTGGGATCTTCGTCGGGAAGGCCGCTGTCGCACGAGGAGGGATGAATGCGGATGTAATGGCGCCGGATGCTCGGGACCAGGCTTCCTTCGGTGGTGACCGTCCATTGCTCGATGTGGGTTTCAAGAAAGTCTGCATACTGTTCCAGAAAGACTGCCGTGCTTTCTTGTTGCTGTGATCGCGCGAAGTCGGCAGCACAAATGAGCGCGGCAATAATGGCGGCCAAGGTCGAGGGCGAATAGCCGCTGTTCTCCTCCCAACGGTCCTGCTGTGTGACCGGGCTTTGTTGCACCAGGAACCGCGCGGCCCGCAGTACCATGGGATAAGGGTCGAAGTCGGCCAGTCCGTCTGCCTTCCACAACCGCCAGGCGAGCATCACTGGGAAAGCCACTTCATCAAGCTGGATGCCTTGCCAGTAGGGGGTGCCATCAATCCAGAAGTTCTGCGGAAAGCCACCATCGGGAGCCTGCGAGCACGCCAGGTAGACCAGGGCGCGGCGCGCGGTCTCCTTGCGGCCACTGGCCAGCAGCGCGGATGCTGACTGCACCGCATCGCGGGTCCAGACAAGGTGGTAGCCGCCTAGATCCTCATCGCCTTTGCAGTCACCCCACGGAATGCTGGCGGATGCGATCAGCGCGCCGGCAAACGTCTTATCCTCGTGCGCCAGGAGCAGCTGCCGGCTGGTCCGATAGAGGAGCCCGCCGTCAGTGACGAAGCGCTCCAGGTCCTCGAATTCTGCAACCCGGCGCCACTGTACCCCGAACCTTTCCTGGTGTTGAATGAAAGGAATTGCCAAGGATTGCACCAGGGTCGCAATTGCGGCATGCGGGCTATCTCCAAGAGCAAGCGCAACCGTGAAATCCTCTTTATCGGAAAGACTCAACTCTCCCATCCCGGCGACGTTGCCGTTGTCGGCTCGCTCGAATTCCCAGTCCATCCGCAGGTTGTCGTTGAGGTCCTGCCAGCCGTCGCTGGCTCCAACATAGCCACACGAAGTCTTCGCAAAACCAACATCGGCGCTCATCGCCAAACAGGTCCGCGCCTTCCACGCCAGCAGGACGCTGCGCCCCAAGACTTCGATCCGTCGGATGGAATTGCCCCAGCCGCCGACTTCCAGGTGGGGTGCGACGAGCGCGAAGACTTGGAGCCGGTCCAGCAGTTCCGCGTCTCCCTCGAGCTCGGTATGGATAAGGACGCACGGTTGATGCGGATCGGCGATGACCTGCTTGATGAGGCGATATCGTCCTTGGGGATCGCTGTTGACGATCCGGTATCCCAGCGACCAGCGGTCCAACTCCTCGACCTCCGTTTTCAGATGACGGCGTTCTTCGTGAAAGAAGGTCTGGCCATCGGTGATCAAGAACTGCATGTCGCGGATTTGCGGGCGGTCGATCGTAGGATAGTAGACCTCGTTCAGGATGCCATGGGATATCGTGAACCACACGCAGCTCGAAGCCGAATACGCAGTCCCCACCCCGTCTTTCGTGCTCGACGTCCAGCGCGGGCTCATACCTGGGGCCCCGAACGCCAGAGATTTCTGGAAGCCATTGCTCATTCTGTACTCGCCGTGCTTGCGTACTGGTTTACTGCTCGTGGTAGTTGCGCGTTAGTCCGCCATCCACAAAGACGGTGGCGCCGGTGATGTAATCGGATTCGGCCGACGCCAGAAACGTCACCGCGGCGGCCACGTCTTCCGGAGTACCCATCCGGCCAAGGGGGATGTTCTTGAGTAAGGCGGAAAGCTTTTCGCTGTCCCGCAGCAGACCGGTGTTGATGGCGGTTGCGATCGCTCCGGGCGCGATGGAGTTAACCGTAATGTGAAAGGGCGCCAGTTCCACTGCCAAGTCTCGTGTGAGCATCTTCACTCCGCCCTTGCTCAAACAATAGGGAGCGAAATTAGGGAAGGGCAGTTCCTCGTGCACGGAACTGAGATTAATGATTTTTCCCGGACGACTTGTCTGTATCAAGTGGCGGACCACGGCCTGCGTGGTGAAGAATGCCCCTTTGAGATTGACCGCGAGCACCGCATCGTAATCAGCTTCATCCACTTCCCAGAAGGGCGCACGTTTCTCCAATCCGGCATTGTTAACCAGAATGTCGAGTTGGCCGAAGTGCTCCACGACGCCCTGAACCAGCGCCCGCGCCTGTTGCACATCGCCAACATCGGTCTGCGACACGAACCCTTTCCGGCCAAGCGCCTCCACGCAGGACAAGACTTCCCCCGCCTGCTGCTGATGGGAGTGGAAACTGAACCCTACATCCGCGCCTTCTTGCGCCAGCCGCAGGACGATGGCCCGACCGATCCCCTGGTCACCTCCGGTAACCAACGCGACTTTGCCTGCCAGTCTCATCTGTGTGCGCATTACATCCATGTGATGCGTTGGTGCTGGACCTTAGACATCTAAATTCAGCCGCACGGCTGGACCGCCGCGGAAGCCATCGATCATAATGTCTCCGCGCCGGTGTTCGCGCTCGCCTTTTTGCGGCGGCTACGTACGCGCGAGAGCGGGCCGTTCGCGGCCGTGCAGCGCCACCTAATTCGTCGGCCATGCCGCGAGGCGCCGCGAGATCAGGAGAGAGTCTGCATGACTGCTACGGCTGAGCCAACCGCTGCCCCGCTGCCGCGCCGGGTAGAGAGCATCCCTGACGCGTGTGCCATGGTGATTTTTGGCGCTTCCGGCGACCTGACCCGCCGCAAGCTCATGCCAGCCCTGTACCAGCTCGCGCGCGAACGATTGCTGCCACCGTGCTTCTGCGTTGTGGGCAACTCGCGCCGCGGCATGAGCGATGACGCCTTCCGAGCGGAGATGCGGATTGCTGTCGAGCAGTTCGGTGGTGCGGTGGATGTCGGAGTCTGGCGTCGCTTCGAGCAGCGCCTGTTCTATGTTCAAGGAGCATCCGACGATGCGAACTCGTACCAGAGGATCGCCACGCGGCTGGCAGAACTCGATCGCGACTGCGGCGTGCACGGCAATCGAATGTTTTATCTGGCAGTGTCTCCCAGCCTGATGCCCGGCATCGCCCATCACCTGCAGGCCGCGGGGTTGTCGAAATCGGCCGGGTGGACGCGCATCATCGTGGAAAAGCCTTTCGGCCACGACTTGCAATCGGCCCGCCAGCTCAATCAGGCCTTGCACGCTGTTTTTTCGGAGGAGCAGGTTTATCGCATCGATCATTACCTGGGGAAGGAGACTGTCCAGAACCTGCTGGTGTTCCGATTCGCCAACGGCATCTTCGAACCTATCTGGAACCGGGGCTACGTGGACCAGGTGCAGATCACGGCCGCGGAGACCGTCGGAGTTGAGAACCGCGCAACCTACTACGAGGAAGCAGGCGCGCTACGCGACATGGTACAGAACCACCTCATACAACTGTTGACCCTGACGGCTATGGAACCCCCGGGGGCTTTCGACTCCGAGTCGGTGCGAGCGGAAAAAGTCAAGGTGCTGCGTTCCATCAGGCCGCTCGTCGGCGCAGGCGTGGAGCGGCTTGCGGTGGGTGGGCAGTATGGACCGGGTCTGATCAACGGGGAACGAGTGCTCGGCTACCGGCAAGAGCCTGGCGTCAATCCACAGTCCGGTACCGAGACTTTCGCCGCGCTGAAGCTGCACCTTGACAACTGGCGCTGGGCCGGGGTCCCTTTCTACTTGCGCGCCGGTAAACGCCTGCCCAAGCACTGGACGGAAATCGCTGTCCAATTCAAGCAGCCGCCGCTCGCCTTGTTCGCAGGCACACTATGCGATCAGGCGGCGCCCAATCTGCTCTCCATTCGCATTCAGCCGGACGAAGGAATTTCCCTGGAGTTTGCTGCCAAAACGCCCGGGCCGGGCATGGATGTACGTCCGGTTGACATGGATTTTCGCTACGCCACTTCGTTTGGCATGGCCTCCTACAGCGCGTACGAACGGCTGCTGCTGGACAGCATGTTGGGCGATGCGACCTTGTTCGCGCGCAGCGAAGGTGTCGAACTGGCCTGGGCCCTGATGACTCCCATCCTGCAGCAGTGGCAGCACGAATCTCCGCCTGCCTTCCCCAACTACAGCGCTGGTACGTGGGGGCCGGTGGAGGCCAACGCGCTGCTGGAAGACTCCCATCGCTGGCGCAATCCGCTGCCCACGCCACAATCCCGGGCGACCCATGGAATTCCTGCGTAGCCGATCTTGGCAGAGACGTGCGTCCGCCTCGCCCTCGAGGCGACACTGGGAATGCTCGGCTCCGTCCTGTTTGGAAGTGGGGCACCCCGTTGCCGGTGGCCGCCGGCAACGGGGATCTGGACGCTTGGATTGTGGCGATCAGTCTCGGGTCGCTGAACTGGCGCCACTTTGTTCGAGTCGTCCGGCCTTCAGACCAAGCACGCGATAGGCGCGCATTTCGCCTTCGTGTTTAGTGGTAATAGTGGTCGCTTCCGCCTCCACCAGCCGCCAGACGCGCTCATGCACCTCGGGGCTGATCAGAACCTGCTCCGCCATGGCGGCATCGGTATAACGCGCGGCCCGGTTTACCGCGTCTCCAATGACGGTAAATTCCATTCGCTCGGATGTACCAAGAAATCCCTGGACCACTTCTCCGCAGTGGATGCCGATGCCGACCTGCCAGATCGGCGCGCCCCGAGCGCTGCGGGCGGCATTCAACCACGCCACCGCGGCCTGCATCTCCAGGGCGGCTCTTACCGCGTGTTCATGATGCGCCGGATCCGGCTCCGGGCTTCCAAACACGGCCAGGATTCCGTCTCCCATGTACTTGTCAATCATCCCATGGTTGGCGAAGATCACGGGTACAAGGTAGCCGAAGTACGTATTCAGTATCCCCAGGATTTCGTCCGGCGGCATCTGGGACGACATTTTGGTGAAACCACGGATATCGGAGCAAAGCAGTGTCACGGCGCGGCGTTCGCCCCCCAGTTGTAACTGGCCGCGATGCGCGAGCAGCCGGTCGGCAACGGCGGGCGAAAATTGGCGCAACAGATTGGCTTTGACCGCGGATTCGCGGAGAAGTTTTTCCTGCAAGTCGTGGTTGGCCACGGTCATGGCAGCGTATTGTGCCACCATCACCATCAAGCGAAGATCGTCCTCCGTAAATGCCGCGTCCGCTTCGTGACTATCCGCACAGATCACTCCCAGCGCCTCGTCCTGCCAAAGAAGCGGAGCGTACATCCCCACTGCGATTGGGCCCGCCAGGAGCGTGCCGCTGAGATCGCCCGCGACACTCCGTGTCCAGATGAATGCCTTGCGGCTCTTCACCGCCCGGCGCGCCAACGTCTCACTGACCGAACACAGGCCGTCAGAGTGATACGCCTTGAGCAACAACGCGTCAGTCCTGGGATCGCGCAACACCAGCCCTACGCTCTCCGCATTGGGCAGCACCTCGACCAGGCGGTCGACAATGACGCGGAGCAGAGACTCCCGGTCCGCTTTTTCCGCCAATTGCACGGGAAGGTCACAAATCACACGCAGCCGCCGCGCGGCTTCCTCGCCGACGACCCTTACCGGTACCGCATCTTGCAGCGACGCGCTCACATCACCGGCGATCGCCACCGACGCATCGGGCTCCCGGGGTTCCGGGACAAGCATCGTTCCGTGTTCCAGGTATTTGGTTTGCTTGGGACCTTCCGGCAGCCGGGTTGGTTCCAGGCGAAGCGTCGTATCGCCGACCACGATCAGGTCGCCGATCCGGACCTGCTGTTTTCCCCGGCCTTTGATCTCGACACCATTGAGGCGAGTGCCCCACTTGCTGTTGAGGTCTTCGATCCAGTAGAGGCCGCCCGCATCCCAGATTCGACCGTGCGCCCGGGAGACCTTTTTGTCGGGAAACAGGTCAAGGACGGCTGCCGACTTTTCGTCGGTTCGTCCGAACACTACCTCCGGTTCCAGGGTGTCCCACGTTTTTTCGTTACCGCGATAGCAGGTTACAATTCGCATGAATTCATCGACGACACACTGGCGCAGCATTAGCAGCGTATGCGAGCCTAGTTCGCAAACCTCATCCTTTCAAGATGCGGAGGTTACGAGAAATCGAGCCGTTCGATCAGTCTGCGTGGCGGAAGGCGGCAACTTGCTGTCGCCTCGCCGCACTGAGCAGGGCGACGGCGATGCCGATTATGGCCCCCGCCTGTCGGGAGCGTCAAGCGACTGTGACCAGCAGGTTGCCAGAGTAAACATCCTGCATTTTGCCGGCATCGAATACCCCGGAGTCCAAATTACCCTTGACACGACCAAGCCCCCCGTGAAGAATTCTGCGCACGTCTACGAGCACGCATTCCTAAAATCAATCCTTGCTTTCGGTCTGAGGCGACGTGTTGGTTTCAGGTTTTGCGGTTGCGGCTGCCACTTCGGGTGAAAATGAATTCTGCGCTCCTATCCTTGGTGTTGCTTCTGTTGTACCCGCTTTCCGCCCAAACGCAGGACGCAGGCATGGTCACTCTGGTCGAAGGTGCGCTGCGGGTGATCCGAGGCACGACCGTCCTGCGGGGAGGGGAAGGCATGCCAATCCGCCAGGGCGACATCATTGAAAGCGCTGATCCCGGTTTTGCACAATTGGAGTTTACTGGAGGCCCAATCGTGGCGCTGGGCCCGTCCAGCCGCCTATTCTTGTTCAGCCACCGTGCAGGCCGCTCTCTCGTCAAGTCGGAAGGCGAACCCGCCGAGACGGAACTGGTATTGCTCAGCGGATGGCTAAAAGGCGAGTCTGACCCCAATGCCGGCGCTTGCCGCTACTCGACCCCGCTGCTCGCAGCTACTTCCCGTGGCGGTTCGGTTTTGCTCCACGCCGCGGCAGCCACCGAAATCTTCGTGGAATCCGGATCAGTCGCGATCGGCATGGTGAACCGGGACGGCAACTTGGGACAGTCGTCCGCTGCGAAGGCCGGACAGTTCTTCTCGCGCCGTCCAGGCAGAACTGTCAACTCTGCCTCCCGCCTCGACCCGGGCTTTGTGGATGCGCTACCACGCGCTTTTCGAGATACGTTGCCTTCGCGCCTGCCCCATTTTGCCGGCAAGCGTCCGACGGAGCCTCGGCGAGACCATGAAGTCACGTATCCCGAAATCCAGCCCTGGCTTACGATGGCACATGCTTGGCGTAGAGGGTTCGTCGAGCGCTTCCAGCCGCGCCTGAGCGACCCTGAATTCCGCAAGGGTGTCGAAGCTCACCTCAACGAACATCCCGAGTGGGACCGTATTCTGCACCCCGAGAAGTACCAGCCGAAAGCCGCGCCGCCGGCTGCTACTCCCGATTCGCGACATGGTAGGGAATAAACATGAAACTGATTGTGAAGTTCAACCTCGTCCTGCTGCTCGTTTTCGCCTTCGGCTTCGTGGTGGCCGGGTACTTCAGCGACAGGCTGCTGCAGCGCAACGCCAAACAGGAAATCGTGGAAAACGCGCGCATTATGATGGAAGCCGCGCTGGCGGTGCGTTCCTACACCGCTAGCCAGATCAAGCCACTGCTGGAAACGCAGCTCAAGTATTCGTTCCTGCCGCAATCCGTGCCCGCATACTCGGCCAACCAGTACTTCAGTCAGCTGCGCAAGACGTTTCCCGACTACGAGTACAAAGAGGCAACTCTGAATCCGACCAATCCGGTCAACCGGGCGACCGACTGGGAGGCCGACATCGTCCGCCACTTCCGCGAGTCGCCTGACCAGAAGGAATTGGTCGGCGAACGCGATACGCCGAACGGCAAGATGCTTTACATGGCGCGTCCCTTGAAGATCGCGGATCCGAGATGCCTGTCCTGTCACAGCACGCCCGAGTCAGCACCTGCGACCTTGATCGCACGCTATGGCAGCGCCAATGGCTTCGGCTGGAAACTGAATGACATCATAACCGCGCAGATCGTATCGGCGCCCATGCAATTGCCCATCCAGCGGGCAAAGGTTGCCTTCACCGGATTCATGATCTCGTTGGCGGCGGTTTTTGCGGTGATCTTCCTGGCGCTCAACGCCACCCTCTTCCTGGTGGTGACGCGTCCGGTGCAGCGCTTGTCCGAGATCGC belongs to Terriglobia bacterium and includes:
- a CDS encoding glucan 1,4-alpha-glucosidase: MSNGFQKSLAFGAPGMSPRWTSSTKDGVGTAYSASSCVWFTISHGILNEVYYPTIDRPQIRDMQFLITDGQTFFHEERRHLKTEVEELDRWSLGYRIVNSDPQGRYRLIKQVIADPHQPCVLIHTELEGDAELLDRLQVFALVAPHLEVGGWGNSIRRIEVLGRSVLLAWKARTCLAMSADVGFAKTSCGYVGASDGWQDLNDNLRMDWEFERADNGNVAGMGELSLSDKEDFTVALALGDSPHAAIATLVQSLAIPFIQHQERFGVQWRRVAEFEDLERFVTDGGLLYRTSRQLLLAHEDKTFAGALIASASIPWGDCKGDEDLGGYHLVWTRDAVQSASALLASGRKETARRALVYLACSQAPDGGFPQNFWIDGTPYWQGIQLDEVAFPVMLAWRLWKADGLADFDPYPMVLRAARFLVQQSPVTQQDRWEENSGYSPSTLAAIIAALICAADFARSQQQESTAVFLEQYADFLETHIEQWTVTTEGSLVPSIRRHYIRIHPSSCDSGLPDEDPNTGMLLIANRLPGTQFRFAAKDIVDAGFLELVRYGIRKPGDTLIEDSLQVVDAVLKVETPCGPCWRRYNYDGYGQRPDGGPFRGWGQGRAWPLLTGERGHYELAAGRDPKQFTAALERLASGAGMLPEQVWDERDRPERRLYLGKPTGSAMPLMWAHAEYLKLLRSVADGQVFDLIEPVAARYLRTQSRAAWQVWKPDRRVPSVSADSTLRILAFSPFRLHWSRDGWQTVSDTTSTDTELGSFVDLQVRPGQRAPLSFTFYWLAEARWEGQDYCVEIG
- a CDS encoding glucose 1-dehydrogenase encodes the protein MRLAGKVALVTGGDQGIGRAIVLRLAQEGADVGFSFHSHQQQAGEVLSCVEALGRKGFVSQTDVGDVQQARALVQGVVEHFGQLDILVNNAGLEKRAPFWEVDEADYDAVLAVNLKGAFFTTQAVVRHLIQTSRPGKIINLSSVHEELPFPNFAPYCLSKGGVKMLTRDLAVELAPFHITVNSIAPGAIATAINTGLLRDSEKLSALLKNIPLGRMGTPEDVAAAVTFLASAESDYITGATVFVDGGLTRNYHEQ
- the zwf gene encoding glucose-6-phosphate dehydrogenase — translated: MTATAEPTAAPLPRRVESIPDACAMVIFGASGDLTRRKLMPALYQLARERLLPPCFCVVGNSRRGMSDDAFRAEMRIAVEQFGGAVDVGVWRRFEQRLFYVQGASDDANSYQRIATRLAELDRDCGVHGNRMFYLAVSPSLMPGIAHHLQAAGLSKSAGWTRIIVEKPFGHDLQSARQLNQALHAVFSEEQVYRIDHYLGKETVQNLLVFRFANGIFEPIWNRGYVDQVQITAAETVGVENRATYYEEAGALRDMVQNHLIQLLTLTAMEPPGAFDSESVRAEKVKVLRSIRPLVGAGVERLAVGGQYGPGLINGERVLGYRQEPGVNPQSGTETFAALKLHLDNWRWAGVPFYLRAGKRLPKHWTEIAVQFKQPPLALFAGTLCDQAAPNLLSIRIQPDEGISLEFAAKTPGPGMDVRPVDMDFRYATSFGMASYSAYERLLLDSMLGDATLFARSEGVELAWALMTPILQQWQHESPPAFPNYSAGTWGPVEANALLEDSHRWRNPLPTPQSRATHGIPA
- a CDS encoding FHA domain-containing protein, coding for MRIVTCYRGNEKTWDTLEPEVVFGRTDEKSAAVLDLFPDKKVSRAHGRIWDAGGLYWIEDLNSKWGTRLNGVEIKGRGKQQVRIGDLIVVGDTTLRLEPTRLPEGPKQTKYLEHGTMLVPEPREPDASVAIAGDVSASLQDAVPVRVVGEEAARRLRVICDLPVQLAEKADRESLLRVIVDRLVEVLPNAESVGLVLRDPRTDALLLKAYHSDGLCSVSETLARRAVKSRKAFIWTRSVAGDLSGTLLAGPIAVGMYAPLLWQDEALGVICADSHEADAAFTEDDLRLMVMVAQYAAMTVANHDLQEKLLRESAVKANLLRQFSPAVADRLLAHRGQLQLGGERRAVTLLCSDIRGFTKMSSQMPPDEILGILNTYFGYLVPVIFANHGMIDKYMGDGILAVFGSPEPDPAHHEHAVRAALEMQAAVAWLNAARSARGAPIWQVGIGIHCGEVVQGFLGTSERMEFTVIGDAVNRAARYTDAAMAEQVLISPEVHERVWRLVEAEATTITTKHEGEMRAYRVLGLKAGRLEQSGASSATRD
- a CDS encoding DUF3365 domain-containing protein translates to MKLIVKFNLVLLLVFAFGFVVAGYFSDRLLQRNAKQEIVENARIMMEAALAVRSYTASQIKPLLETQLKYSFLPQSVPAYSANQYFSQLRKTFPDYEYKEATLNPTNPVNRATDWEADIVRHFRESPDQKELVGERDTPNGKMLYMARPLKIADPRCLSCHSTPESAPATLIARYGSANGFGWKLNDIITAQIVSAPMQLPIQRAKVAFTGFMISLAAVFAVIFLALNATLFLVVTRPVQRLSEIADEVSLGNMDAPKLQLSGNDEIAKLTQSFGRMRKSMAEALKMLETP